In one window of Nocardioides panacisoli DNA:
- a CDS encoding MBL fold metallo-hydrolase, whose product MLIAGFPAGPWGTNCYVAATAPGAECVVIDPGKDAADGVAEVVREHKLKPVAVLLTHGHVDHMWSVTPVAGTYDATAWIHPGDRHLLADPMAGMSPETAQMMLGGSYEFTEPEDVQELGDSQTMELAGLDFVVDHAPGHTEGSVTFRTPYAQQDISEVMFSGDLLFAGAIGRTDLPGGDHPTMLRSLTDKVLPLADDIVVLPGHGEQTSIGRERATNPFLLQLLDEQSGAGRPHRGR is encoded by the coding sequence GTGCTGATCGCAGGCTTTCCCGCAGGACCGTGGGGCACCAATTGCTACGTCGCGGCGACGGCCCCCGGCGCCGAGTGCGTCGTCATCGACCCGGGCAAGGACGCCGCCGACGGCGTGGCCGAGGTCGTCCGCGAACACAAGCTCAAGCCGGTCGCGGTGCTGCTCACCCACGGCCACGTCGACCACATGTGGAGCGTGACCCCGGTGGCGGGCACCTACGACGCCACGGCCTGGATCCACCCCGGCGACCGCCACCTGCTCGCCGACCCGATGGCCGGGATGTCCCCGGAGACCGCCCAGATGATGCTGGGCGGCAGCTACGAGTTCACCGAGCCAGAGGACGTCCAGGAGCTCGGCGACAGCCAGACCATGGAGCTGGCCGGTCTCGACTTCGTCGTGGACCACGCGCCCGGCCACACCGAGGGCTCGGTGACCTTCCGTACGCCGTACGCGCAGCAGGACATCAGCGAGGTCATGTTCTCCGGCGACCTGCTCTTCGCGGGTGCGATCGGCCGCACCGACCTCCCCGGCGGCGACCACCCGACGATGTTGCGCAGCCTCACCGACAAGGTGCTGCCGCTGGCCGACGACATCGTCGTGCTGCCCGGGCACGGCGAGCAGACCTCGATCGGTCGGGAGCGCGCGACCAACCCGTTCCTGCTCCAGCTGCTCGACGAGCAGTCCGGCGCGGGTCGCCCCCACCGGGGTCGGTGA
- a CDS encoding DUF349 domain-containing protein, with protein sequence MTSNDWGRVADDGTVYVKTADGEREVGQMPDATAEEALAFYTQRYDNLALEVDLLTKRVNSGVVSPDEAAKAIELVRSQIEDAHAVGDLAALSAKLDLLGPVLATQRANRREEKQRRTTEAKQEKEKLAAEAEQIATGKDWRNGANRFRDLLEQWKQLPRIDKASDDALWKRFSSARSAYTKARKAHFAEMDQKRDQAKAVKERLCVEAEALSGSTDWGPTSRKYRDLMQEWKAAGPAPRNVEEKLWKRFRGAQDVFFGARDEANAQLDQEYAANAEVKEQILVEAEALLPVTDVAAAKRSFREIAERWDEAGKVPRARIKELEGRMRAVEQAIRKVEDEKWDSSDPEKSARADDMVGQLQAAIADLETKLDKARSAGDDKAVRRLEDDLAGRRTFLEMAQKAASDFS encoded by the coding sequence GTGACGAGTAACGACTGGGGCCGCGTCGCCGACGACGGCACTGTCTACGTGAAGACCGCCGACGGCGAGCGCGAGGTCGGCCAGATGCCCGACGCGACCGCCGAGGAGGCACTGGCCTTCTACACCCAGCGCTACGACAACCTGGCGCTGGAGGTCGACCTGCTCACCAAGCGCGTCAACTCCGGCGTCGTCTCCCCCGACGAGGCCGCCAAGGCGATCGAGCTCGTGCGCTCCCAGATCGAGGACGCCCACGCGGTCGGCGACCTCGCCGCGCTGAGTGCCAAGCTCGACCTCCTCGGGCCGGTGCTGGCCACCCAGCGTGCCAACCGACGCGAGGAGAAGCAGCGGCGTACGACCGAGGCGAAGCAGGAGAAGGAGAAGCTCGCCGCGGAGGCGGAGCAGATCGCGACCGGCAAGGACTGGCGCAACGGTGCCAACCGCTTCCGCGACCTCCTCGAGCAGTGGAAGCAGCTCCCCCGCATCGACAAGGCCTCCGACGACGCGCTGTGGAAGCGGTTCTCGTCCGCCCGGTCGGCCTACACCAAGGCCCGCAAGGCCCACTTCGCCGAGATGGACCAGAAGCGGGACCAGGCCAAGGCGGTCAAGGAGCGTCTCTGCGTCGAGGCCGAGGCGCTCTCCGGCTCCACCGACTGGGGCCCGACCTCGCGCAAGTACCGCGACCTGATGCAGGAGTGGAAGGCCGCCGGGCCCGCTCCGCGCAACGTCGAGGAGAAGCTGTGGAAGCGGTTCCGCGGTGCGCAGGACGTCTTCTTCGGAGCGCGCGACGAGGCCAACGCCCAGCTGGACCAGGAGTACGCCGCGAACGCCGAGGTCAAGGAGCAGATCCTGGTCGAGGCCGAGGCACTGCTGCCGGTCACCGACGTCGCGGCCGCCAAGCGGTCCTTCCGCGAGATCGCCGAGCGCTGGGACGAGGCCGGCAAGGTCCCCCGCGCCCGGATCAAGGAACTCGAGGGTCGGATGCGCGCGGTCGAGCAGGCCATCCGCAAGGTCGAGGACGAGAAGTGGGACTCCTCCGACCCCGAGAAGTCCGCCCGCGCCGACGACATGGTCGGCCAGCTCCAGGCCGCCATCGCCGACCTCGAGACCAAGCTGGACAAGGCCCGCTCGGCCGGCGACGACAAGGCAGTCCGACGGCTCGAGGACGACCTCGCCGGTCGCCGTACGTTCCTGGAGATGGCGCAGAAGGCCGCCTCGGACTTCAGCTGA
- a CDS encoding RelA/SpoT family protein: MSEERTTPPGGAEPASMQPAPAAGDGGPGRRVRARLARMGRGQPSTNPVLEPLFRAVRQNHPKADLALLQRAYHTAERLHEDQMRKSGDPYITHPLAVTTILAGIGMTEPTLVAALLHDTVEDTPYTLEECRRDFGDEVARLVDGVTKLDKVQYGDSANAETIRKMIVAMSRDIRVLVIKLADRLHNMRTLRFVKQSTQERKAHETLDIYAPLAHRLGMNTIKWELEDLAFATLHPKLYDEIVRMVAEQAPSRDQFLAEVISQVEGDLREARIKATVTGRPKHYYSIYQKMIVGGREFSDIYDLVGIRILVEEDRDCYGVLGVLHSRWNPVLGRFKDYVAMPKFNMYQSLHTTVIGPQGKPVEMQIRTFGMHRRAEYGVAAHWKYKEDGRAGKDTERLGDMDDMSWVRQLLDWQSEVEDPGEFLESLRFEINRAEVYVFTPRGDVIALPTGATSVDFAYAVHTEVGHHTIGARVNGRLVPLESKLENGDVVEVFTSKAANAGPSRDWLEFVKSQRARSKIRQWFTKERREEAIERGKDEIAKQMRKEGLPFKRLLSHDTLTQVAEQLHTSDVSALYAAVGESNIGAQTVVRKVIELHGGDEGAQEDLAEAVRIDTRRGRGGIAPGGDAGVIVKDSPEVWVKLAKCCTPVPPDPILGFVTKGGGVSVHRTDCTNAANLLQQPEKVLEVEWAPTGQSTFLVNIQVEALDRARLLSDITMVLSDAHVNIMSAQLTTSRERVAKARFTFEMGDAKHLDTVLKTVRGVPGVFDAYRVTQ, encoded by the coding sequence ATGAGCGAGGAACGCACGACGCCCCCCGGGGGCGCCGAGCCCGCCTCGATGCAGCCGGCGCCCGCGGCCGGTGACGGCGGGCCGGGCCGGCGCGTCCGGGCGCGTCTCGCGCGCATGGGCCGTGGTCAGCCCTCGACGAACCCGGTGCTGGAACCGCTGTTCCGCGCCGTGCGGCAGAACCACCCCAAGGCCGACCTCGCGCTGCTGCAGCGCGCGTACCACACCGCCGAGCGCCTGCACGAGGACCAGATGCGCAAGAGCGGCGATCCCTACATCACCCACCCGCTCGCGGTCACCACGATCCTCGCCGGCATCGGCATGACCGAGCCCACCCTGGTCGCCGCGCTGCTCCACGACACGGTCGAGGACACGCCGTACACCCTGGAGGAGTGCCGTCGCGACTTCGGCGACGAGGTCGCCCGACTGGTCGACGGCGTCACCAAGCTCGACAAGGTGCAGTACGGCGACTCGGCCAACGCCGAGACGATCCGCAAGATGATCGTGGCGATGTCGCGCGACATCCGGGTCCTGGTCATCAAGCTCGCCGACCGGCTGCACAACATGCGCACGCTGCGGTTCGTGAAGCAGTCCACGCAGGAACGCAAGGCCCACGAGACGCTCGACATCTACGCGCCGCTGGCACATCGGCTGGGCATGAACACGATCAAGTGGGAGCTGGAGGACCTGGCGTTCGCGACGCTGCACCCCAAGCTGTACGACGAGATCGTGCGGATGGTCGCCGAGCAGGCCCCCTCGCGCGACCAGTTCCTCGCCGAGGTGATCAGCCAGGTCGAGGGCGACCTGCGCGAGGCGCGGATCAAGGCGACGGTGACGGGACGTCCGAAGCACTACTACTCGATCTACCAGAAGATGATCGTCGGAGGCCGGGAGTTCTCCGACATCTACGACCTGGTCGGCATCCGGATCCTCGTGGAGGAGGACCGCGACTGCTACGGCGTGCTCGGCGTGCTGCACTCGCGGTGGAACCCCGTGCTGGGGCGGTTCAAGGACTACGTCGCGATGCCGAAGTTCAACATGTACCAGTCGCTGCACACCACGGTGATCGGCCCGCAGGGCAAGCCGGTGGAGATGCAGATCCGCACCTTCGGGATGCACCGACGTGCGGAGTACGGCGTCGCCGCGCACTGGAAGTACAAGGAGGACGGCCGCGCCGGCAAGGACACCGAACGGCTCGGGGACATGGACGACATGTCCTGGGTGCGGCAGCTGCTGGACTGGCAGAGCGAGGTCGAGGACCCCGGCGAGTTCCTGGAGTCGCTGCGGTTCGAGATCAACCGGGCCGAGGTCTACGTCTTCACCCCGCGCGGCGACGTGATCGCCCTTCCCACGGGTGCCACGTCGGTGGACTTCGCCTACGCGGTCCACACCGAGGTCGGCCACCACACCATCGGCGCGCGCGTCAACGGTCGGCTCGTGCCGTTGGAGTCGAAGCTGGAGAACGGCGACGTCGTGGAGGTGTTCACCTCCAAGGCGGCCAACGCGGGGCCCTCCCGCGACTGGCTGGAGTTCGTGAAGTCCCAGCGGGCGCGGTCGAAGATCCGGCAGTGGTTCACCAAGGAGCGGCGCGAGGAGGCGATCGAGCGCGGCAAGGACGAGATCGCCAAGCAGATGCGCAAGGAGGGGCTGCCCTTCAAGCGACTGCTGAGTCACGACACCCTCACCCAGGTCGCCGAGCAGCTGCACACCAGCGACGTGAGCGCGCTCTACGCCGCCGTGGGCGAGAGCAACATCGGTGCCCAGACCGTCGTCCGCAAGGTCATCGAGCTGCACGGCGGCGACGAGGGCGCCCAGGAGGACCTCGCCGAGGCCGTCCGCATCGACACCCGCCGCGGCCGTGGCGGCATCGCGCCCGGCGGCGACGCCGGCGTCATCGTCAAGGACTCACCCGAGGTGTGGGTCAAGCTCGCCAAGTGCTGCACCCCGGTGCCCCCGGACCCGATCCTGGGCTTCGTCACCAAGGGCGGCGGGGTCTCGGTCCACCGCACCGACTGCACCAACGCCGCGAACCTCCTCCAGCAGCCCGAGAAGGTGCTCGAGGTCGAGTGGGCGCCGACCGGCCAGTCGACGTTCTTGGTCAACATCCAGGTCGAGGCACTCGACCGTGCCCGGCTGCTCTCCGACATCACCATGGTGCTCTCCGACGCCCACGTGAACATCATGTCCGCCCAGCTCACCACCTCCCGCGAGCGCGTCGCCAAGGCCCGCTTCACCTTCGAGATGGGCGACGCCAAGCACCTCGACACCGTCCTGAAGACGGTCCGCGGCGTACCCGGCGTCTTCGACGCGTACCGCGTCACCCAGTGA
- a CDS encoding adenine phosphoribosyltransferase — translation MSGEVGAAATAAVERLVRDVPDFPEPGIVFKDITPLLADSAGFGAVIDGLAQAGRDDSGAPVVDKVLGMEARGFIFAAPVALALGVGFVPVRKVGKLPGETHEVSYELEYGEATLELHRDGIGDGERVLLVDDVLATGGTARATHDLVRQCGGTPVGLAVLLELGFLSGRDAIGDLPLTSLSVV, via the coding sequence GTGAGCGGCGAGGTGGGTGCCGCGGCCACGGCCGCGGTCGAGCGACTGGTGCGCGACGTACCGGACTTCCCCGAGCCGGGGATCGTGTTCAAGGACATCACCCCGCTGCTGGCCGACTCGGCCGGTTTCGGTGCCGTGATCGACGGTCTCGCGCAGGCGGGGCGTGACGATTCCGGCGCACCGGTGGTGGACAAGGTCCTCGGCATGGAGGCCCGCGGGTTCATCTTCGCGGCACCGGTCGCCCTCGCGCTCGGGGTCGGCTTCGTCCCGGTGCGCAAGGTCGGCAAGCTCCCCGGGGAGACCCACGAGGTCTCCTACGAGCTGGAGTACGGCGAGGCCACGCTCGAGCTGCACCGCGACGGCATCGGCGACGGCGAACGGGTGCTGCTCGTCGACGACGTGCTCGCCACCGGCGGCACCGCCCGGGCGACCCACGACCTGGTCCGCCAGTGCGGCGGCACCCCGGTCGGCCTGGCCGTGCTGCTCGAGCTCGGGTTCCTCTCCGGTCGCGACGCGATCGGCGACCTCCCGCTGACCTCGCTCAGCGTCGTGTGA
- the secF gene encoding protein translocase subunit SecF, which translates to MGKMSRAGYDLYTGDRSFNFVGNRALWYGISLLVVGLAFAAVIIKPLNFGVEFVGGAEFTISPPASEVTQANADALREEVADSGIENAENPSVTTAGTALVLQTEAMDADQEAAVREVITGEFEGLTPQDVSLQEIGPSWGQEVANRALLGIAIFLTLVVLFIWAYFKEWKMSVAALAALFHDVAVTIGVYAISGFQVTPAAVTGVLAILGFSLYDTVVVFDKVRENTTKLRKNTQSYADAANLAVNQTVVRSINTSIVALLPIGGILLVSGLYLSTSSLQDLALAQFVGMAAGVYSSVMLAPRLLVHMKSGEAEVRDQERRARAKAKAIAADPYHSVPAFADDMAVGDGGSELSDDQDDDDSAREREPARRSTPHREDAVGKGRVVPESSRPVSESTSSGRQQPKRQPRSQRRK; encoded by the coding sequence ATGGGCAAGATGTCGCGTGCCGGGTACGACCTCTACACCGGCGACCGGTCCTTCAACTTCGTCGGCAACCGTGCGCTCTGGTACGGCATCTCGTTGCTCGTCGTCGGGCTCGCGTTCGCCGCGGTGATCATCAAGCCGCTCAACTTCGGCGTCGAGTTCGTGGGCGGTGCCGAGTTCACCATCAGCCCGCCGGCGAGCGAGGTCACCCAGGCCAACGCCGACGCGTTGCGCGAGGAGGTGGCCGACTCGGGCATCGAGAACGCCGAGAACCCCTCCGTGACGACCGCCGGCACCGCCCTGGTGCTGCAGACCGAGGCGATGGACGCCGACCAGGAGGCCGCCGTCCGGGAGGTCATCACCGGCGAGTTCGAGGGCCTCACCCCGCAGGACGTGTCCCTGCAGGAGATCGGCCCGAGCTGGGGCCAGGAGGTCGCCAACCGCGCCCTGCTGGGCATCGCCATCTTCCTGACCCTCGTGGTGCTCTTCATCTGGGCCTACTTCAAGGAGTGGAAGATGTCGGTGGCGGCGCTCGCCGCGCTCTTCCACGACGTGGCGGTGACCATCGGCGTCTACGCAATCTCGGGCTTCCAGGTGACGCCGGCCGCGGTCACCGGCGTCCTCGCCATCCTCGGCTTCTCGCTCTACGACACCGTGGTCGTCTTCGACAAGGTGCGGGAGAACACCACCAAGCTCCGCAAGAACACCCAGTCCTACGCGGACGCGGCCAACCTGGCCGTCAACCAGACCGTGGTGCGCTCGATCAACACCTCGATCGTGGCGCTGCTCCCGATCGGCGGCATCCTGCTCGTGAGCGGGCTGTACCTCAGCACGAGCTCGCTGCAGGACCTGGCGCTCGCCCAGTTCGTCGGCATGGCGGCCGGTGTGTACTCCTCGGTCATGCTCGCCCCGCGCCTGCTGGTGCACATGAAGTCGGGCGAGGCAGAGGTCCGGGACCAGGAGCGTCGCGCCCGCGCCAAGGCCAAGGCCATCGCCGCCGACCCCTACCACTCGGTCCCGGCCTTCGCCGACGACATGGCCGTCGGTGACGGAGGGTCCGAGCTCTCCGATGACCAGGACGACGATGACTCCGCGCGCGAGCGGGAGCCGGCCCGCCGGTCCACGCCGCACCGTGAGGACGCCGTCGGCAAGGGCCGCGTGGTGCCGGAGAGCTCGCGGCCGGTCAGCGAGAGCACCAGCTCGGGCCGCCAGCAGCCCAAGCGTCAGCCGCGATCGCAGCGTCGCAAGTGA
- the secD gene encoding protein translocase subunit SecD produces the protein MASRKSSPGRTLAIFFIGVAIIFGLVALAGDWKPRLGLDLQGGTRITLTAAGEPSEENLEEARRILDQRVNGSGIVEAEVVTQGDKFIVVEVPGSVDDRAQLEETVSRTAQLRFRLVACTDRGDQSLCQSGQQQSPLGLNRPAPDFDAAADPTGDPSGTPSEAPSDQPSAPDEQPTGGQSGGGGPWDPDAERTVDDELAWMKQPDQRSIELYNRYECNDEGTLVEAQGERQGEPANLEDEPDQPLVACQFDEINGESGSFKYLLSRSVIEGTELDDASAGIPQNDVQWVVNLELGNDESKARPADSQGATQDFEAISRDLVGSERLFAIVLDGKVLSAPTMQAVISNGRSQISGDFTETTANDLANSLKFGALPISFPENQISTDDIGPTLAGDQLQTGLLAGGAGLALVMLFCLFYYRGLGAVVVSSLFIGAGITYAMVLLLSETAGFTLTLPGMAGFIIAVGVVADSFIIYFERIRDEMREGKSMRVAVETGWARARVTRIAANTVQLLSAIVLYVFATGAVKGFGFALGLSTLIDLAVLFWFTKPAMSYLATYRFFNAGTKASGLSKSSLGIDAPATAPAGGKA, from the coding sequence ATGGCCTCGCGCAAGAGCTCCCCGGGGCGCACGCTCGCGATCTTCTTCATCGGCGTGGCCATCATCTTCGGCCTCGTCGCGCTGGCCGGTGACTGGAAGCCGCGTCTGGGGCTGGACCTGCAGGGCGGCACCCGCATCACGCTGACCGCCGCCGGCGAGCCGTCCGAGGAGAACCTCGAGGAGGCGCGCCGCATCCTCGACCAGCGCGTCAACGGCAGCGGCATCGTCGAGGCCGAAGTGGTCACCCAGGGCGACAAGTTCATCGTCGTCGAGGTCCCCGGCAGCGTCGACGACCGCGCCCAGCTCGAGGAGACCGTCAGTCGTACGGCGCAGCTGCGGTTCCGACTCGTGGCCTGCACCGACCGTGGTGACCAGTCGCTGTGCCAGTCCGGGCAGCAGCAGAGCCCGCTCGGCCTGAACCGCCCCGCCCCCGACTTCGACGCCGCCGCCGATCCGACCGGCGACCCGTCCGGCACCCCGAGCGAGGCGCCCTCGGACCAGCCGAGCGCACCGGACGAGCAGCCGACCGGCGGGCAGTCCGGTGGCGGCGGTCCGTGGGACCCCGACGCCGAGCGCACCGTTGACGACGAGCTCGCCTGGATGAAGCAGCCCGACCAGCGCTCGATCGAGCTCTACAACCGCTACGAGTGCAACGACGAGGGCACCCTCGTCGAGGCGCAGGGTGAGCGGCAGGGTGAGCCCGCCAACCTGGAGGACGAACCGGACCAGCCGCTCGTGGCCTGCCAGTTCGACGAGATCAACGGCGAGTCCGGCTCGTTCAAGTACCTCCTGTCGCGCTCGGTCATCGAGGGCACCGAACTCGACGACGCCTCCGCCGGCATCCCGCAGAACGACGTGCAGTGGGTGGTCAACCTCGAGCTCGGCAACGACGAGAGCAAGGCGCGTCCGGCCGACTCGCAGGGCGCCACGCAGGACTTCGAGGCGATCTCACGCGACCTGGTCGGTTCCGAGCGGCTCTTCGCCATCGTGCTGGACGGCAAGGTGCTCTCGGCCCCGACGATGCAGGCGGTCATCAGCAACGGCCGATCGCAGATCAGTGGTGACTTCACCGAGACCACTGCCAACGACCTCGCCAACAGCCTGAAGTTCGGTGCGCTGCCGATCTCGTTCCCGGAGAACCAGATCAGCACCGACGACATCGGCCCGACCCTGGCCGGTGACCAGCTCCAGACCGGCCTGCTGGCCGGCGGTGCGGGCCTGGCCCTGGTGATGCTGTTCTGCCTGTTCTACTACCGCGGTCTCGGCGCCGTGGTGGTGTCGTCGCTGTTCATCGGAGCGGGCATCACCTACGCGATGGTGCTGCTGCTCAGCGAGACGGCGGGCTTCACGCTCACGCTGCCGGGCATGGCCGGCTTCATCATCGCGGTGGGTGTGGTCGCCGACTCCTTCATCATCTACTTCGAGCGCATCCGTGACGAGATGCGTGAGGGCAAGTCGATGCGCGTCGCGGTCGAGACCGGATGGGCGCGTGCGCGCGTCACCCGGATCGCGGCCAACACCGTCCAGCTGCTCTCGGCGATCGTGCTCTACGTCTTCGCGACGGGAGCGGTCAAGGGCTTCGGCTTCGCGCTGGGCCTGAGCACGCTCATCGACCTCGCCGTGCTGTTCTGGTTCACCAAGCCGGCGATGTCCTACCTGGCGACGTACCGCTTCTTCAACGCCGGCACGAAGGCGTCCGGCCTGAGCAAGTCCTCGCTGGGCATCGACGCACCGGCCACGGCGCCGGCGGGAGGTAAGGCCTGA
- the yajC gene encoding preprotein translocase subunit YajC produces MQDYAWLVWLAAIVVVFWLLIIRPNQQRQKAAAQLQASLTIGDQVMLTSGIYATVAELGEDFVVVEVAPGTSLKVARGAVGAKLDPEPSGDATPEEG; encoded by the coding sequence GTGCAGGATTACGCGTGGCTGGTGTGGCTGGCCGCCATCGTGGTGGTGTTCTGGCTGCTCATCATCCGACCCAACCAGCAGCGCCAGAAGGCGGCAGCACAGTTGCAGGCCTCGCTGACGATCGGCGACCAGGTGATGCTCACCTCGGGCATCTACGCGACCGTCGCCGAACTGGGTGAGGACTTCGTGGTGGTGGAGGTCGCTCCCGGCACCTCGCTGAAGGTGGCTCGCGGTGCCGTCGGTGCCAAGCTCGACCCCGAGCCGTCCGGTGACGCCACGCCCGAGGAGGGCTGA
- the ruvB gene encoding Holliday junction branch migration DNA helicase RuvB, translating to MHEDELAAAEEEYLGSLTTAEAEGDDRAVEAALRPRTLDEVVGQDRVCDQLGLVLEAARQRGRTPDHVLLSGPPGLGKTTLAMIIASEMSAPLRVTSGPAITHAGDLAAILSALNEGEVLFVDEIHRMSRPAEEMLYLAMEDFRVDVVIGKGPGATAIPIEIPPFTLVGATTRAGLLPSPLRDRFGFTAQLEFYEADDLDLIVRRSAGLLEVETTPDGSREIASRSRGTPRIANRLLRRVRDYAQVRSDGVVSQPNAAAALDLYEVDPLGLDRLDRSVLDALCRRFGGGPVGISTLAVAVGEERETVEEVAEPFLVRNGFLARTPRGRIATPAAWEHLGETPREVSPDATLFDD from the coding sequence ATGCACGAGGACGAGCTGGCCGCCGCCGAGGAGGAGTACCTCGGCTCGTTGACGACTGCCGAGGCCGAGGGCGACGACCGCGCCGTCGAGGCGGCCCTGCGCCCGCGCACGCTGGACGAGGTGGTCGGCCAGGACCGGGTCTGCGACCAGCTCGGCCTGGTCCTCGAGGCCGCCCGCCAGCGGGGCCGCACCCCGGACCACGTGCTGCTGTCCGGGCCACCGGGCCTGGGCAAGACGACGCTGGCGATGATCATCGCCAGCGAGATGAGCGCGCCGCTGCGGGTGACCAGCGGCCCCGCCATCACCCACGCCGGCGACCTGGCCGCCATCCTGTCGGCCCTCAACGAGGGCGAGGTCCTCTTCGTCGACGAGATCCACCGCATGTCGCGGCCGGCGGAGGAGATGCTCTACCTGGCCATGGAGGACTTCCGTGTCGACGTGGTCATCGGCAAGGGCCCGGGCGCCACGGCGATCCCGATCGAGATCCCGCCGTTCACGCTCGTCGGTGCCACCACCCGGGCGGGGCTGCTCCCGAGCCCGCTGCGTGACCGGTTCGGATTCACCGCGCAGCTGGAGTTCTACGAGGCCGACGACCTCGACTTGATCGTGCGGCGGTCGGCCGGGCTGCTCGAGGTCGAGACGACGCCGGACGGCTCCCGCGAGATCGCCTCGCGCTCACGGGGGACGCCCCGGATCGCCAACCGACTGCTCCGGCGCGTCCGTGACTACGCCCAGGTGCGCTCCGACGGCGTCGTGAGCCAGCCCAACGCGGCGGCCGCCCTGGACCTCTACGAGGTCGACCCGCTCGGCCTGGACCGCCTCGACCGCTCCGTGCTCGATGCACTGTGCCGCCGCTTCGGCGGGGGACCGGTCGGCATCTCCACCCTTGCGGTCGCGGTCGGTGAGGAGCGGGAGACCGTGGAGGAGGTGGCCGAGCCGTTCCTGGTCCGCAACGGCTTCCTCGCGCGTACGCCGCGCGGTCGGATCGCCACCCCGGCGGCGTGGGAGCACCTCGGCGAGACCCCGCGGGAGGTATCCCCGGACGCCACGCTCTTCGACGACTGA
- the ruvA gene encoding Holliday junction branch migration protein RuvA, which yields MIAHVRGRVAEVTLSSAVVEVGGVGLEVMCTPGTLAGLRAGGEATVPTSLVVREDSLTLFGFADADERDVFELVQTASGVGPKLAQAMLAVLDPDQLRTAVAGDDTKTLTKVPGIGQKGAQRIVLELKDRIGAPAGGGTAPAPSAPAAPWREQVHQGLVGLGWPARDADRAVDAVAPVADQGESDVATLLRAALRSLSKS from the coding sequence ATGATCGCCCATGTCCGCGGCCGCGTGGCCGAGGTGACCCTGTCCAGCGCCGTCGTCGAGGTCGGCGGTGTCGGGCTCGAGGTGATGTGCACGCCCGGCACCCTCGCCGGCCTCCGCGCCGGAGGCGAGGCGACGGTGCCCACCAGCCTCGTGGTCCGGGAGGACTCACTGACGCTCTTCGGGTTCGCCGACGCCGACGAGCGGGACGTCTTCGAGCTGGTGCAGACCGCCTCCGGTGTCGGGCCGAAGCTCGCCCAGGCGATGCTGGCCGTCCTCGACCCGGACCAGCTCCGTACGGCGGTCGCCGGCGATGACACCAAGACGCTCACCAAGGTGCCCGGGATCGGCCAGAAGGGCGCCCAGCGCATCGTGCTGGAGCTCAAGGACCGCATCGGTGCGCCCGCCGGCGGTGGCACTGCGCCGGCGCCGTCCGCCCCGGCCGCGCCCTGGCGCGAGCAGGTGCACCAGGGCCTCGTCGGACTCGGGTGGCCGGCCAGGGACGCCGACCGTGCCGTGGACGCGGTGGCACCCGTGGCCGACCAGGGTGAGAGCGACGTCGCCACGCTGCTGCGCGCTGCCCTCCGTTCGCTGTCCAAGAGCTAG
- the ruvC gene encoding crossover junction endodeoxyribonuclease RuvC, whose translation MRVLGIDPGLTRCGLGVVDGALGRPVTMVDVGVVRTSSHVPVPERLVTIEKGIDAWLDEHRPDAVAVERVFARSDSSTVMGTAQASGIAMVCAARRGLPVALHTPSEVKAAVSGNGRADKAQVGAMVTRILRLEKAPKPADAADALALAITHLWRGGAQSRIEDALARSRQARPAATARRPSRPPRTTGAR comes from the coding sequence ATGCGGGTGCTCGGCATCGACCCGGGGCTGACGCGGTGCGGCCTCGGCGTGGTCGACGGAGCGCTCGGCCGGCCCGTGACGATGGTCGACGTGGGCGTCGTACGCACGTCCTCCCACGTGCCCGTCCCGGAGCGACTGGTCACCATCGAGAAGGGCATCGACGCCTGGCTCGACGAGCACCGGCCCGACGCCGTGGCCGTCGAGCGGGTCTTCGCCCGGTCCGACTCCAGCACGGTGATGGGCACCGCGCAGGCGAGCGGCATCGCGATGGTGTGCGCCGCACGGCGGGGCCTCCCCGTCGCGCTGCACACCCCCAGCGAGGTCAAGGCAGCCGTCTCTGGCAACGGCCGGGCCGACAAGGCCCAGGTCGGTGCGATGGTCACGCGCATCCTGCGGCTGGAGAAGGCGCCGAAGCCGGCTGATGCCGCCGACGCGCTCGCACTGGCGATCACGCACCTGTGGCGCGGAGGCGCCCAGTCACGCATCGAGGACGCACTCGCGCGTTCGCGACAGGCTCGACCGGCAGCGACCGCCCGTCGGCCCTCGAGACCACCACGTACGACGGGAGCACGATGA